In the Persephonella hydrogeniphila genome, one interval contains:
- the fliS gene encoding flagellar export chaperone FliS produces MTNPYAAYQQNLNHVDSKEDLLLTTFEEILSKLNIAKMAIDEGNIALKAENITKVTDAVLVLQASLDLENGGEIAKNLNDIYSFVLEELVKANLKNDKETIQNVIEVLTPIYEGFKEAREKLNGT; encoded by the coding sequence ATGACAAATCCGTATGCAGCTTATCAGCAAAACCTTAACCATGTAGATTCAAAGGAAGACTTACTTCTGACTACATTTGAGGAAATTTTAAGCAAGTTAAACATAGCTAAAATGGCTATAGATGAGGGAAATATAGCTTTAAAAGCTGAAAACATAACAAAGGTCACTGATGCTGTACTGGTACTTCAGGCATCTTTAGATCTGGAGAATGGCGGAGAGATAGCTAAAAATCTGAACGACATCTACTCTTTTGTATTAGAAGAATTAGTAAAAGCAAACTTGAAAAACGATAAAGAAACTATACAGAATGTAATAGAAGTACTAACTCCCATTTATGAAGGATTTAAAGAAGCCAGAGAAAAGTTAAATGGAACTTGA
- the fliD gene encoding flagellar filament capping protein FliD encodes MAGEFSITNVTGQGFDYQSYLEKYKELKLIPVNLMNQQIEDIQKKKQALSAIYDKLSALTSPALDLTLETTYETKKASLSNPDVADATVSNDAVDGTYSITVNSIAIANKWKIGTVNPITDIDQKFTENGSLTINYLKDGSANSLIIDYNNKSLRQIMEEINQSEDLEATIINLGTSSSPDYQLIIKSKNTGTDNAITGIDDSLNPGDDTAGIFSEDSTKTYETVAAQNAEVVIDGVTFSSSSNTLSGIINGVTITLKDTGTTELTISDDYSGVKEKLESILDGYNQLKTVIRLATGRGQPLQGEASLNTIATSIFGMISSYLGKYGLIDTEGDVETTKGLLKLNEDAFNEFIKRDDAKEILQGLGRALENYLNAYSDSLYLTDQKYSEKISSIQERIESMTESINREIENMRIRFARLNTYLAEMQSLQLRIENFAKGLSFQINEK; translated from the coding sequence ATGGCTGGAGAATTTTCTATAACCAACGTCACAGGACAGGGATTTGATTATCAGTCCTATTTAGAGAAATACAAAGAACTGAAGCTAATACCTGTAAATCTAATGAACCAGCAGATAGAGGATATACAGAAAAAGAAGCAGGCTTTATCCGCCATTTATGACAAACTTTCTGCATTAACATCTCCTGCTCTTGATTTAACATTAGAGACAACTTACGAAACTAAAAAGGCTTCTCTATCTAATCCTGATGTAGCCGATGCGACAGTATCTAATGATGCAGTAGACGGAACCTACTCAATAACAGTCAACAGTATTGCCATAGCTAATAAATGGAAAATAGGAACTGTAAATCCTATAACAGATATAGACCAGAAATTTACAGAAAATGGTAGTCTAACGATAAACTATCTAAAAGACGGTTCTGCAAACAGTCTTATCATAGACTACAACAACAAATCATTAAGACAGATAATGGAAGAGATAAATCAGTCTGAAGATTTAGAAGCAACAATAATTAATCTCGGCACTTCCTCTTCACCTGACTATCAGCTGATAATAAAATCAAAAAATACAGGAACAGACAACGCTATAACAGGGATAGATGACTCTCTTAATCCTGGAGATGATACAGCAGGTATATTTAGCGAAGACAGTACGAAAACCTATGAAACGGTAGCTGCACAAAATGCTGAAGTAGTAATAGACGGAGTTACATTTTCAAGCTCATCAAACACTCTATCAGGTATAATAAACGGCGTAACTATAACACTGAAAGATACAGGGACTACAGAGCTTACTATCTCAGACGATTACTCAGGTGTAAAAGAAAAACTTGAGTCTATATTAGACGGGTACAACCAGCTAAAAACAGTCATAAGACTTGCTACAGGTAGGGGACAACCATTACAGGGAGAAGCAAGCCTTAACACGATAGCCACCTCTATATTTGGGATGATATCATCATATTTAGGTAAATACGGACTTATAGATACGGAAGGAGATGTTGAAACAACAAAAGGTCTTCTAAAACTAAATGAAGACGCTTTTAATGAGTTTATAAAAAGAGATGACGCAAAAGAGATACTTCAGGGTTTAGGTAGAGCTTTAGAAAACTATCTAAATGCCTATTCAGACTCGCTGTATCTGACAGACCAGAAATACTCAGAAAAAATCTCATCTATTCAGGAAAGAATAGAATCTATGACAGAATCTATAAACAGAGAAATAGAGAATATGAGGATAAGATTTGCCAGACTTAACACATATCTGGCAGAGATGCAGTCTCTGCAGTTGAGGATAGAAAACTTTGCAAAAGGATTATCTTTCCAAATAAATGAAAAATAA
- a CDS encoding flagellar protein FlaG — MDIKAISGTQASINMNSQNVEALDKKQVQKVQQDQQKDQTQKIENQQEAKNVPPEVLKKSIEDLNKKFEMLNSQLKVEVDEDTGIRVIKIVDKETKEVIRQIPPEVMLKIAKYLDEVAGLLFNEKV; from the coding sequence ATGGATATTAAAGCCATCTCAGGAACCCAGGCAAGTATCAATATGAACTCTCAAAATGTAGAAGCCCTTGATAAAAAGCAGGTTCAAAAAGTTCAGCAAGATCAGCAAAAAGATCAAACTCAGAAGATAGAAAACCAGCAAGAGGCTAAAAATGTACCTCCTGAGGTACTAAAAAAATCAATAGAAGACCTGAATAAAAAGTTCGAGATGTTAAACTCTCAACTAAAAGTAGAAGTTGACGAAGATACAGGTATAAGGGTGATAAAAATCGTAGACAAGGAAACAAAAGAAGTAATAAGGCAGATACCTCCAGAAGTAATGTTGAAGATAGCCAAATACTTAGATGAGGTTGCTGGTTTACTTTTTAATGAAAAGGTGTAG
- a CDS encoding flagellin, with translation MALRINYNFQAEFGHVNILKTERNLNTSLERLETGYRINSAKDDAAGLFIADQLNLVASALDQGVRNSQDGISAAQIAETSLAQIYDKLVTIYTKAEQAANDTNASLNRKALQGDINQLIDAIDRIAKATEFNGKKLLNGDFKNQYIHYGPRADQKLSISIDSATAADLGAYAVKGDGQSTSDATKTLSSLITATDFEYNSASDTITVQGVDLSAAFTSGQMIDAKTLADAINKNADLQAKGIEASATNKSVAGTAFSTVSIGTGGLTIDVYVGPETTADFTLTYASGTSLSLTQLIDDINTKAKENNLNLVAKDEGGKLVLETEGETIALEVTAGSGTTIDLGTLIEDASGSVSGGNTGSAVKVGDLTVLSAESFAYDFTGVSSPTGGLGIAATGTATHESLRANAKVDTNENAEYTMKLINAIIKKVDKMRADLGSIQINLETIIQNNEFSAVQTREAESRIRNVDFAKEMANFTKQQTLMQSGMAMLAQANQLPQLVLQLLR, from the coding sequence ATGGCACTGAGAATTAACTATAACTTTCAGGCGGAGTTCGGACATGTAAACATCCTGAAAACAGAAAGAAATCTGAACACATCCCTTGAAAGATTAGAGACAGGTTACAGAATTAACTCTGCCAAAGATGATGCAGCAGGACTGTTTATCGCAGACCAGTTGAATCTGGTTGCAAGCGCACTTGATCAAGGTGTTAGAAACTCACAGGACGGAATATCTGCAGCGCAGATAGCCGAAACATCACTTGCACAGATTTACGACAAGCTCGTTACTATCTACACAAAAGCAGAGCAAGCAGCTAACGATACTAACGCTTCTCTTAACAGGAAAGCTCTACAGGGAGATATAAATCAGCTTATTGATGCTATAGACAGAATCGCAAAAGCTACAGAGTTTAACGGAAAAAAACTTCTGAATGGAGATTTCAAGAACCAGTACATTCATTACGGACCGAGAGCTGATCAGAAACTTTCTATATCTATTGATAGTGCAACAGCTGCAGATTTAGGTGCTTATGCCGTAAAAGGAGATGGACAGTCAACAAGCGATGCTACAAAAACACTGTCAAGTTTGATAACTGCTACTGATTTTGAATATAACAGTGCAAGTGACACAATTACAGTTCAGGGAGTTGATTTAAGTGCTGCATTTACATCTGGACAGATGATAGATGCTAAGACTCTCGCAGATGCTATAAACAAAAATGCAGACCTGCAGGCAAAAGGAATAGAAGCTTCAGCAACAAACAAAAGTGTTGCTGGTACTGCCTTCTCCACGGTATCTATAGGAACAGGTGGTCTTACAATTGATGTATACGTTGGGCCTGAGACTACAGCAGACTTTACACTGACATATGCTTCTGGAACATCCTTATCACTTACACAGCTTATCGATGATATAAACACAAAAGCGAAAGAAAACAACCTTAATCTTGTAGCTAAAGATGAAGGTGGAAAGCTTGTTTTAGAAACGGAAGGAGAAACAATAGCATTAGAAGTTACAGCAGGTTCAGGAACAACAATTGATTTAGGGACGCTTATTGAAGATGCATCAGGTTCGGTATCGGGAGGTAACACAGGCTCAGCTGTTAAAGTAGGTGACCTGACAGTACTCAGTGCAGAATCTTTTGCCTACGACTTTACAGGAGTATCTTCTCCTACAGGAGGTCTTGGTATTGCGGCAACAGGAACAGCGACACATGAAAGTCTCAGAGCAAACGCAAAAGTCGATACAAACGAAAATGCAGAATACACAATGAAACTGATAAACGCTATAATCAAGAAAGTTGATAAAATGAGAGCAGACCTTGGTTCTATACAAATAAACCTTGAAACAATTATTCAAAATAACGAGTTCAGTGCAGTTCAAACAAGGGAAGCTGAATCACGTATCAGAAACGTAGACTTTGCTAAAGAGATGGCAAACTTCACAAAACAACAAACACTTATGCAGTCTGGTATGGCAATGCTTGCTCAGGCAAATCAGCTTCCACAGCTTGTACTACAGCTTCTCAGATAG
- a CDS encoding 6-hydroxymethylpterin diphosphokinase MptE-like protein has translation MLNKEYLRKNLELLQKISPNILNKLLQKLPDIEKNLEIILKKEDFDIIFHGNRIENIVEKAKKKIEEREKAIGVIWTHIMKVNFPQELIAYADNLNPPKEKLIYHTEGLIVFGTLPFFHIKELLENKAKFFPNLKQVIIYEPHLELVYLFLLSVDLDKLARESKINLTFSINQETLNKHMLLYFSMFSFVSYLKSYEDNHIKQLEAYMKHIYEMKTVTIPYEAAYNRVKFFKENIKRKNNRYLLSIKTKNLFEKNKTPFVIVGSGPSLDQDIEILKKIQDKAVIISLTTATRTLVKNGIIPDFTVIADAQKNMVRFISNLDEDMLKKIYIFAPIFTDPEFNEKFKETLIFHYGMFKNLLNIKDQIKVEVENGATVLNTLFSLLLNIKANRFLLFGVDLGTKYRDRFHTEGYTDKEGDLKTLSEATIEVEGNYGGVVYSRKDYYISKKIFEEQIRKGKEYVKDLKVYNFSDGAKIEGSITLKKSAISSILPRKLDKKSIIKKIRGNFEKIDVHMQNSEIGRIKTEVLPKIEKTISLIREENSPEKVIHILEEFAFWGVYLDYLTDILFNQEEFSKIQTIIKILKLASEKDKKEIIRDYKDYIISILSNIKAIPEEIIN, from the coding sequence ATGTTGAACAAAGAATATCTGCGCAAAAATTTGGAACTTCTACAGAAGATAAGCCCAAACATTCTAAATAAACTTCTCCAAAAGCTGCCTGATATTGAAAAAAATCTTGAGATAATCCTGAAAAAAGAAGATTTTGATATTATTTTTCACGGAAACAGGATAGAAAACATTGTAGAAAAGGCAAAAAAAAAGATAGAAGAAAGAGAAAAAGCCATAGGTGTAATATGGACTCATATAATGAAAGTAAATTTTCCTCAAGAACTTATAGCATATGCAGACAATCTAAATCCTCCTAAAGAGAAACTTATTTATCACACTGAAGGTCTTATTGTTTTCGGGACACTTCCATTTTTCCATATAAAAGAACTTTTAGAAAATAAGGCTAAATTTTTCCCGAACTTAAAACAGGTGATAATTTACGAACCTCATTTAGAGCTTGTTTATCTGTTTCTGTTATCTGTTGATTTAGATAAACTTGCCAGAGAGTCTAAGATAAACCTGACTTTTTCTATAAATCAGGAAACACTAAATAAGCATATGCTTCTGTACTTTTCGATGTTTTCTTTTGTTTCTTACCTAAAATCTTATGAAGACAACCATATAAAGCAGTTAGAAGCGTATATGAAGCACATTTATGAGATGAAAACTGTCACAATACCCTATGAAGCTGCATATAATCGGGTCAAGTTCTTTAAAGAAAATATAAAAAGAAAAAATAATAGGTATTTACTGAGCATAAAAACGAAAAACCTTTTCGAAAAAAACAAAACACCATTTGTTATAGTTGGCTCAGGTCCCTCTCTCGATCAAGATATAGAAATATTGAAAAAGATACAGGATAAAGCGGTAATCATATCTTTGACCACAGCAACCAGAACACTTGTCAAGAATGGAATAATCCCAGACTTTACAGTTATAGCGGATGCACAGAAGAATATGGTCAGATTTATAAGTAATCTGGACGAAGATATGCTGAAAAAGATATATATCTTTGCTCCTATTTTTACAGATCCAGAGTTTAATGAAAAATTTAAAGAAACTTTAATCTTCCATTACGGGATGTTCAAAAATCTGCTTAATATAAAAGACCAGATAAAAGTTGAGGTGGAAAACGGAGCAACAGTACTGAATACTTTATTTTCCCTGCTTTTAAACATAAAAGCGAACAGATTTTTATTATTTGGAGTAGATTTAGGTACAAAATACAGAGATAGATTTCACACAGAAGGGTATACAGATAAGGAAGGTGATTTAAAAACTCTAAGCGAGGCTACAATAGAAGTAGAGGGTAACTATGGAGGAGTTGTTTACTCACGGAAGGATTACTATATCTCAAAAAAGATTTTCGAGGAGCAGATAAGGAAAGGGAAGGAATATGTAAAGGATCTAAAGGTATACAACTTCTCTGATGGAGCAAAAATAGAAGGAAGTATAACTCTAAAAAAGTCAGCTATAAGCAGTATACTCCCTAGAAAACTTGACAAAAAAAGTATAATCAAAAAAATAAGGGGGAACTTTGAAAAGATAGATGTTCATATGCAGAATTCAGAAATAGGAAGAATAAAAACAGAAGTCTTACCTAAAATAGAAAAAACTATTAGTCTTATAAGAGAAGAAAATTCTCCAGAAAAAGTAATACATATACTTGAAGAGTTTGCATTCTGGGGAGTTTATCTCGATTATCTTACGGATATACTGTTTAATCAGGAGGAGTTCTCCAAAATCCAGACTATTATTAAGATACTTAAACTTGCTTCAGAAAAAGACAAAAAGGAAATAATTAGAGATTACAAAGATTATATAATTTCTATCCTGTCCAATATTAAAGCCATTCCGGAAGAAATTATTAATTAA
- the pseI gene encoding pseudaminic acid synthase yields MKIADFDLKEKVFIVAELSANHKQDLNLAKETIYAMKEAGADAVKLQTYTPDTITIDCDNEYFQIKHGTYWDGQTLYQLYKKAYTPWEWHYELKELAEKLNLIFFSAPFDKTAVDFLEKLNIPAYKIASPEITDIPLIEYVASKGKPVIISTGVATLCDIQEAIEACKRTGNDQIILLKCTSAYPTPLEEVNLNTIPNMKETFNVEVGLSDHTLGIEVPIAAVALGARVIEKHFILDKKIKTEDSFFSLDKDEFRQMVQAIRNVEKALGRVSYGLSEKLENLRKGSRSLFAVKDIKKGEIFTEENVRSIRPGYGLHPKYLPQILGKRARKDIKKGTPLSWELID; encoded by the coding sequence ATGAAAATAGCTGATTTTGATTTAAAAGAAAAAGTCTTTATAGTTGCGGAGCTGTCAGCTAACCATAAGCAAGATTTAAACTTAGCAAAAGAGACAATCTATGCAATGAAAGAAGCTGGTGCTGACGCTGTTAAACTCCAAACGTACACACCGGACACAATAACTATAGATTGTGATAATGAGTACTTTCAAATAAAACACGGTACATACTGGGATGGACAAACTTTATATCAGCTTTATAAAAAAGCATACACACCTTGGGAATGGCATTATGAGTTAAAAGAGCTTGCGGAAAAATTAAATCTTATATTCTTTTCTGCACCTTTTGATAAAACAGCTGTTGATTTTTTAGAGAAGTTAAATATTCCTGCATACAAAATAGCATCTCCGGAAATAACAGATATTCCATTAATAGAATATGTAGCAAGCAAAGGAAAGCCGGTGATAATATCTACAGGGGTGGCTACTTTATGTGATATACAGGAAGCAATTGAGGCATGTAAAAGAACAGGTAATGATCAGATAATTTTGTTGAAATGCACATCGGCATACCCGACTCCATTAGAGGAGGTTAATCTCAACACCATTCCAAATATGAAAGAAACTTTTAATGTTGAGGTAGGTTTATCTGATCACACACTTGGGATAGAGGTTCCTATAGCTGCAGTAGCTTTAGGTGCAAGAGTTATAGAAAAACATTTTATATTAGATAAAAAAATAAAAACAGAAGATAGCTTTTTTTCTTTAGACAAAGACGAATTTAGGCAGATGGTTCAAGCTATCAGGAATGTAGAAAAAGCTTTAGGAAGAGTTTCGTACGGGTTGTCAGAAAAGCTGGAAAATTTAAGAAAAGGATCTCGTTCCTTATTTGCAGTTAAAGATATTAAAAAAGGGGAGATTTTTACAGAAGAAAATGTCCGATCTATAAGACCCGGTTATGGTCTGCACCCAAAATATCTACCTCAAATTTTAGGTAAAAGAGCACGAAAAGATATAAAGAAAGGTACACCATTAAGCTGGGAGTTAATAGATTAA
- a CDS encoding WbqC family protein, with the protein MLSENEKNILKCAIMQPTYNPWLGYFDLIDSVDIFVYLDDVQLVKRSWQVRNRIKTDKGELFLTIPVKKVKDSRKTLIKDAVIDDTTDWRKKHLRAIELNYKKAPYFNEVFSFIRELIESPFKYLGDFNINFIEKIKDSIGIATKTMRSSHIKNITGKKDNRLANICKHINCNIYISPQGSASYIEKEYPGGELEKNNIKVYYHNYEHPVYTQLYGKFLPFMGIIDLLFNVGFKDALEIIRKGRRNPIYCLDYRKKFMEFYQ; encoded by the coding sequence ATGCTGTCAGAGAACGAAAAGAATATACTTAAATGTGCAATAATGCAGCCGACTTATAATCCTTGGCTTGGATATTTTGATCTGATAGATAGTGTAGACATTTTTGTTTACTTAGATGATGTCCAGTTAGTAAAAAGAAGCTGGCAAGTAAGAAACAGAATAAAAACAGATAAAGGGGAATTATTTTTGACTATCCCTGTAAAAAAAGTAAAAGATTCTCGAAAAACCCTTATAAAAGATGCCGTTATAGATGATACCACCGATTGGAGAAAAAAACATTTAAGGGCTATAGAACTAAACTATAAAAAAGCTCCTTATTTTAATGAGGTTTTCAGTTTTATTCGCGAATTGATAGAGTCGCCCTTTAAATATTTAGGTGATTTTAATATAAATTTCATAGAAAAAATAAAAGACAGTATAGGTATAGCCACTAAAACGATGCGAAGTTCACATATAAAGAATATAACTGGCAAGAAAGATAATAGACTGGCAAATATATGCAAGCATATAAACTGTAACATCTATATATCTCCTCAAGGTTCTGCATCTTACATAGAAAAAGAGTATCCGGGGGGAGAATTAGAAAAAAACAATATAAAAGTTTATTACCATAATTATGAGCATCCAGTATACACGCAACTTTACGGAAAATTTTTACCTTTTATGGGAATTATTGATTTACTTTTTAATGTGGGTTTTAAAGATGCTTTGGAAATAATAAGAAAGGGAAGAAGAAACCCTATTTACTGTCTTGATTACAGGAAAAAGTTTATGGAGTTTTACCAATGA